In Cicer arietinum cultivar CDC Frontier isolate Library 1 chromosome 1, Cicar.CDCFrontier_v2.0, whole genome shotgun sequence, one DNA window encodes the following:
- the LOC140918890 gene encoding uncharacterized protein has protein sequence MLPRRNDVPRANANRDDRMAEAMNNMAASVAAQTAAKTQRDLEKRGREIRAAESRGLKDFRRHNPPKFEGTDNSEKADRWIQEVEKIFEMINCQARVRVNYATYMLLGDAEYWWRSTRLLMRSTHEEVNGESFKGMLFDKYFPMSTRTRLGDDFLKLHQGNMTVGEYAAKFESLSRHFRFFREEIDEPFLCHRFQDGLKYEIQDFVLPLGIQRFQVLVEKCREVEDMKNKRASRGGNFNSGGPSRAKYQKKGKQVAKSYNRPHDNNGGRDNPGNQDLERQVGQGIRCFRCGEEGHYAYACTFNSTTCYNCHKPGHFAKNCKVSWIGGLQSDCPHHSYLLSPYQTLAIVEPALSAFALHPFLQSNT, from the exons atgctgCCAAGGAGGAATGACGTTCCGAGAGCCAATGCCAATAGGgatgatcgaatggcggaggctatgaataacatggctgcttctgttgctgcacagactgctgccaagactcaacgtgatctcgaaaagaggggaagagagatccgtgctgcagagtcaagaggattaaaagactttcgtcgtcacaatcctcccaagtttgaggggactgataattcagagaaagcggatcgatggatccaagaagtggagaagatcttcgaaatgattaactgtcaggcgagagtgagggtcaactatgccacttatatgctactaggagatgctgagtactggtggaggagtacaaggttgttgatgagatcaactcacgaggaggtgaacggggaatctttcaaagggatgcttttcgacaaatacttcccgatgagtaccaggactagactgggtgatgatttcctgaaactacatcaggggaacatgaccgtgggcgaatatgctgctaagtttgaatcactatcaaggcatttcagatttttccgtgaagagattgacgagccattcttgtgtcatcgtttccaagacggactaaagtatgagattcaagactttgtcttacccttgggaattcaacgtttccaagttcttgtggaaaaatgtagagaagttgaggatatgaagaataagagagctagccgaggagggaattttaactcaggaGGACCTAGTCGGGCGAAGTATCAGAAAAAGGGAAAACAGGTTGCTAaatcttataatcgaccacatgatAACAATGGGGGACGGGataacccagggaaccaagacCTTGAGAGGCAAGTGGGACAAGGtatacgatgtttccgatgtggagaagaaggacactatgcttatgcttgtacctttaacagtactacttgctacaattgccataaaccagggcactttgcaaAGAATTGCAAG GTATCTTGGATAGGTGGTCTGCAATCTGATTGTCCACACCATTCCTATCTCTTATCTCCATATCAAACTCTTGCAATAGTAGAACCTGCCTTATCAGCTTTTGCTTTGCATCCTTTTTTACAATCAAATACTTAA